One genomic window of Aethina tumida isolate Nest 87 chromosome 3, icAetTumi1.1, whole genome shotgun sequence includes the following:
- the LOC109596504 gene encoding cytoplasmic dynein 1 intermediate chain isoform X10: MSDRRAELERKKAKLQALREEKDRRRREKELKDVEEAANRTILGGGGDRKELDEMLSSLGVAPVSDVLSSISSANSLTPEHSINHTPDTSLQPNSLPNNVIAVKKRVPTLSLTVKTTNIPPKEIVTYTKQTQTNASGHERDDYFGYSWKKCYMEDWWRPRKAHATDYYVLTYDDGQGEDEEGSLPHMGYGGGGSKLPPGILPHGLPQVKEVQPAVTSVEEEQKKQEVKEIKELSEEQKQMIILSEDFQHFMDRAGRLMERAICEAVDIYTDYSGGPGEDGLDEKSHQRLSFNRAFFDERWSKNRVVTSLDWSPQFPELLLASYNNNEEAPNDPDGVVLVWNTKFKKTTPEYIFHCQSAVLSTTFARFHPNLILGGTYSGQIVLWDNRVQKRTPIQRTPLSASAHTHPVYCMSVVGTQNAHNLISVSTDGRLCSWSLDMLGQPQEILDLHRVQSKPVAVTCLDFPHSDINNFVVGSEEGSAYSACRHGAKAGIQETYDGHQGPVMGVSVNSVQGGIDFSHMFLTSSIDWTIKLWSLKDSKPIYSFEDNGDYVLDVKWSPNHPALFAAVDGSGRLDLWNLNQDTEVPAASVTVEGAPALNKVSWTPSGLHVTVGDNQGKIWVYDVAENFANPRHDEWNKFLYTTQELRNNQVDDELEKLNYSVSSTSLSNITSTPLR; encoded by the exons ATGTCAGACAGAAGGGCAGAACTTGAAAGGAAGAAGGCTAAGCTCCAAGCACTTAGGGAAGAAAAAGACAGGCGGAGAAGGGAAAAAGAACTCAAAGATGTGGAGGAAGCAGCTAACAGGACAATTTTGGGAGGAGGTGGTGACAGGAAGGAACTGGATGAGATGCTTAGTTCTCTTGGTGTTGCTCCTGTGTCAGATGTACTATCCAGTATATCTAGTGCTAATTCCTTAACTCCGGAACATAGTATAAACCACACTCCTGATACATCACTGCAGCCAAACAGCTTACCCAACAA TGTAATTGCAGTGAAAAAGAGGGTTCCAACATTATCTCTCACCGTGAAGACTACGAATATACCCCCGAAAGAAATTGTTACTTATACGAAACAGACCCAAACCAATGCATCGGGTCACGAAAGAGACG ATTATTTCGGATACTCATGGAAGAAGT GCTACATGGAGGACTGGTGGAGGCCTCGCAAAG CTCATGCAACCGATTATTACG TTTTGACGTATGACGATGGGCAAGGCGAGGACGAGGAGGGCAGTCTGCCTCACATGGGCTACGGCGGCGGTGGTAGCAAGCTGCCGCCAGGCATCCTGCCCCACGGACTACCCCAGGTCAAGGAAGTGCAGCCGGCTGTTACCTCTGTCGAGGAGGAACAAAAGAAACAGGAGGTCAAAGAAA TCAAAGAATTGAGCGAGGAGCAAAAGCAGATGATTATCCTGTCGGAGGACTTCCAGCATTTCATGGACCGAGCGGGAAGACTTATGGAACGTGCCATTTGCGAGGCTGTTGATATTTACACCGACTACAGCGGTGGACCTGGAGAAGATGGatt AGACGAAAAGTCGCATCAACGACTGTCGTTCAATCGTGCATTCTTCGACGAGCGATGGTCCAAGAACCGCGTTGTTACGTCCCTGGATTGGTCTCCACAATTTCCGGAGCTATTGCTCGCCTCCTACAACAACAACGAAGAAGCGCCCAACGATCCAGATGGCGTCGTCTTGGTGTGGAACACTAAGTTTAAGAAGACGACGCCCGAGTACATATTCCATTGTCAGAGCGCTGTGTTGTCCACCACATTCGCCCGTTTCCATCCCAACTTGATTTTGGGAGGAACATATTCCGGACAGATTGTGCTGTGGGACAATCGAGTGCAGAAACGCACCCCTATCCAAAGAACACCACTTTCCGCATCTGCACACACg CATCCAGTGTACTGTATGAGTGTCGTGGGCACTCAAAATGCGCACAATTTGATCAGTGTGTCGACGGATGGTCGCCTGTGCTCTTGGTCGTTGGATATGTTGGGACAGCCCCAGGAGATTTTAGACTTACACCGCGTTCAGTCGAAACCTGTGGCCGTGACCTGTCTGGATTTCCCACACTCGGACATCAACAACTTCGTGGTCGGCAGTGAGGAGGGTTCCGCCTACTCAGCCTGTCGCCACGGCGCCAAGGCGGGCATTCAGGAGACTTACGATGGACACCAGGGTCCCGTGATGGGTGTCAGTGTCAACAGCGTACAGGGTGGCATCGATTTTTCGCACATGTTCCTCACCTCGTCCATCGATTGGACCATCAAGTTGTGGAGTTTGAAGGATTCAAAGCCCATCTATTCGTTCGAGGATAACGGCGATTACGTACTCGATGTGAAATGGTCGCCCAATCATCCAGCTCTATTCGCCGCTGTAGACGGCAGCGGTCGTTTAGATCTGTGGAATCTAAATCAAGACACGGAGGTGCCGGCCGCCAGCGTGACCGTGGAGGGGGCGCCGGCCCTCAACAAGGTTTCGTGGACGCCGTCCGGTCTTCATGTCACCGTCGGGGATAACCAGGGCAAGATTTGGGTCTACGATGTTGCCGAA AACTTCGCAAACCCTAGGCACGACGAGTGGAATAAATTCCTGTATACCACCCAAGAGTTGCGAAATAATCAGGTGGACGatgaattagaaaaattaaattattctgtttCTAGTACGTCCTTGTCGAACATAACATCTACTCCACTCCGATAA
- the LOC109596504 gene encoding cytoplasmic dynein 1 intermediate chain isoform X7, with protein sequence MSDRRAELERKKAKLQALREEKDRRRREKELKDVEEAANRTILGGGGDRKELDEMLSSLGVAPVSDVLSSISSANSLTPEHSINHTPDTSLQPNSLPNNVIAVKKRVPTLSLTVKTTNIPPKEIVTYTKQTQTNASGHERDGYMEDWWRPRKAHATDYYDEYNLNPGLEWEDEFTVLTYDDGQGEDEEGSLPHMGYGGGGSKLPPGILPHGLPQVKEVQPAVTSVEEEQKKQEVKEIKELSEEQKQMIILSEDFQHFMDRAGRLMERAICEAVDIYTDYSGGPGEDGLDEKSHQRLSFNRAFFDERWSKNRVVTSLDWSPQFPELLLASYNNNEEAPNDPDGVVLVWNTKFKKTTPEYIFHCQSAVLSTTFARFHPNLILGGTYSGQIVLWDNRVQKRTPIQRTPLSASAHTHPVYCMSVVGTQNAHNLISVSTDGRLCSWSLDMLGQPQEILDLHRVQSKPVAVTCLDFPHSDINNFVVGSEEGSAYSACRHGAKAGIQETYDGHQGPVMGVSVNSVQGGIDFSHMFLTSSIDWTIKLWSLKDSKPIYSFEDNGDYVLDVKWSPNHPALFAAVDGSGRLDLWNLNQDTEVPAASVTVEGAPALNKVSWTPSGLHVTVGDNQGKIWVYDVAENFANPRHDEWNKFLYTTQELRNNQVDDELEKLNYSVSSTSLSNITSTPLR encoded by the exons ATGTCAGACAGAAGGGCAGAACTTGAAAGGAAGAAGGCTAAGCTCCAAGCACTTAGGGAAGAAAAAGACAGGCGGAGAAGGGAAAAAGAACTCAAAGATGTGGAGGAAGCAGCTAACAGGACAATTTTGGGAGGAGGTGGTGACAGGAAGGAACTGGATGAGATGCTTAGTTCTCTTGGTGTTGCTCCTGTGTCAGATGTACTATCCAGTATATCTAGTGCTAATTCCTTAACTCCGGAACATAGTATAAACCACACTCCTGATACATCACTGCAGCCAAACAGCTTACCCAACAA TGTAATTGCAGTGAAAAAGAGGGTTCCAACATTATCTCTCACCGTGAAGACTACGAATATACCCCCGAAAGAAATTGTTACTTATACGAAACAGACCCAAACCAATGCATCGGGTCACGAAAGAGACG GCTACATGGAGGACTGGTGGAGGCCTCGCAAAG CTCATGCAACCGATTATTACG ACGAGTACAATCTAAATCCGGGTTTAGAATGGGAGGACGAGTTCACAG TTTTGACGTATGACGATGGGCAAGGCGAGGACGAGGAGGGCAGTCTGCCTCACATGGGCTACGGCGGCGGTGGTAGCAAGCTGCCGCCAGGCATCCTGCCCCACGGACTACCCCAGGTCAAGGAAGTGCAGCCGGCTGTTACCTCTGTCGAGGAGGAACAAAAGAAACAGGAGGTCAAAGAAA TCAAAGAATTGAGCGAGGAGCAAAAGCAGATGATTATCCTGTCGGAGGACTTCCAGCATTTCATGGACCGAGCGGGAAGACTTATGGAACGTGCCATTTGCGAGGCTGTTGATATTTACACCGACTACAGCGGTGGACCTGGAGAAGATGGatt AGACGAAAAGTCGCATCAACGACTGTCGTTCAATCGTGCATTCTTCGACGAGCGATGGTCCAAGAACCGCGTTGTTACGTCCCTGGATTGGTCTCCACAATTTCCGGAGCTATTGCTCGCCTCCTACAACAACAACGAAGAAGCGCCCAACGATCCAGATGGCGTCGTCTTGGTGTGGAACACTAAGTTTAAGAAGACGACGCCCGAGTACATATTCCATTGTCAGAGCGCTGTGTTGTCCACCACATTCGCCCGTTTCCATCCCAACTTGATTTTGGGAGGAACATATTCCGGACAGATTGTGCTGTGGGACAATCGAGTGCAGAAACGCACCCCTATCCAAAGAACACCACTTTCCGCATCTGCACACACg CATCCAGTGTACTGTATGAGTGTCGTGGGCACTCAAAATGCGCACAATTTGATCAGTGTGTCGACGGATGGTCGCCTGTGCTCTTGGTCGTTGGATATGTTGGGACAGCCCCAGGAGATTTTAGACTTACACCGCGTTCAGTCGAAACCTGTGGCCGTGACCTGTCTGGATTTCCCACACTCGGACATCAACAACTTCGTGGTCGGCAGTGAGGAGGGTTCCGCCTACTCAGCCTGTCGCCACGGCGCCAAGGCGGGCATTCAGGAGACTTACGATGGACACCAGGGTCCCGTGATGGGTGTCAGTGTCAACAGCGTACAGGGTGGCATCGATTTTTCGCACATGTTCCTCACCTCGTCCATCGATTGGACCATCAAGTTGTGGAGTTTGAAGGATTCAAAGCCCATCTATTCGTTCGAGGATAACGGCGATTACGTACTCGATGTGAAATGGTCGCCCAATCATCCAGCTCTATTCGCCGCTGTAGACGGCAGCGGTCGTTTAGATCTGTGGAATCTAAATCAAGACACGGAGGTGCCGGCCGCCAGCGTGACCGTGGAGGGGGCGCCGGCCCTCAACAAGGTTTCGTGGACGCCGTCCGGTCTTCATGTCACCGTCGGGGATAACCAGGGCAAGATTTGGGTCTACGATGTTGCCGAA AACTTCGCAAACCCTAGGCACGACGAGTGGAATAAATTCCTGTATACCACCCAAGAGTTGCGAAATAATCAGGTGGACGatgaattagaaaaattaaattattctgtttCTAGTACGTCCTTGTCGAACATAACATCTACTCCACTCCGATAA
- the LOC109596504 gene encoding cytoplasmic dynein 1 intermediate chain isoform X19, producing the protein MSDRRAELERKKAKLQALREEKDRRRREKELKDVEEAANRTILGGGGDRKELDEMLSSLGVAPVSDVLSSISSANSLTPEHSINHTPDTSLQPNSLPNNVIAVKKRVPTLSLTVKTTNIPPKEIVTYTKQTQTNASGHERDAHATDYYVLTYDDGQGEDEEGSLPHMGYGGGGSKLPPGILPHGLPQVKEVQPAVTSVEEEQKKQEVKEIKELSEEQKQMIILSEDFQHFMDRAGRLMERAICEAVDIYTDYSGGPGEDGLDEKSHQRLSFNRAFFDERWSKNRVVTSLDWSPQFPELLLASYNNNEEAPNDPDGVVLVWNTKFKKTTPEYIFHCQSAVLSTTFARFHPNLILGGTYSGQIVLWDNRVQKRTPIQRTPLSASAHTHPVYCMSVVGTQNAHNLISVSTDGRLCSWSLDMLGQPQEILDLHRVQSKPVAVTCLDFPHSDINNFVVGSEEGSAYSACRHGAKAGIQETYDGHQGPVMGVSVNSVQGGIDFSHMFLTSSIDWTIKLWSLKDSKPIYSFEDNGDYVLDVKWSPNHPALFAAVDGSGRLDLWNLNQDTEVPAASVTVEGAPALNKVSWTPSGLHVTVGDNQGKIWVYDVAENFANPRHDEWNKFLYTTQELRNNQVDDELEKLNYSVSSTSLSNITSTPLR; encoded by the exons ATGTCAGACAGAAGGGCAGAACTTGAAAGGAAGAAGGCTAAGCTCCAAGCACTTAGGGAAGAAAAAGACAGGCGGAGAAGGGAAAAAGAACTCAAAGATGTGGAGGAAGCAGCTAACAGGACAATTTTGGGAGGAGGTGGTGACAGGAAGGAACTGGATGAGATGCTTAGTTCTCTTGGTGTTGCTCCTGTGTCAGATGTACTATCCAGTATATCTAGTGCTAATTCCTTAACTCCGGAACATAGTATAAACCACACTCCTGATACATCACTGCAGCCAAACAGCTTACCCAACAA TGTAATTGCAGTGAAAAAGAGGGTTCCAACATTATCTCTCACCGTGAAGACTACGAATATACCCCCGAAAGAAATTGTTACTTATACGAAACAGACCCAAACCAATGCATCGGGTCACGAAAGAGACG CTCATGCAACCGATTATTACG TTTTGACGTATGACGATGGGCAAGGCGAGGACGAGGAGGGCAGTCTGCCTCACATGGGCTACGGCGGCGGTGGTAGCAAGCTGCCGCCAGGCATCCTGCCCCACGGACTACCCCAGGTCAAGGAAGTGCAGCCGGCTGTTACCTCTGTCGAGGAGGAACAAAAGAAACAGGAGGTCAAAGAAA TCAAAGAATTGAGCGAGGAGCAAAAGCAGATGATTATCCTGTCGGAGGACTTCCAGCATTTCATGGACCGAGCGGGAAGACTTATGGAACGTGCCATTTGCGAGGCTGTTGATATTTACACCGACTACAGCGGTGGACCTGGAGAAGATGGatt AGACGAAAAGTCGCATCAACGACTGTCGTTCAATCGTGCATTCTTCGACGAGCGATGGTCCAAGAACCGCGTTGTTACGTCCCTGGATTGGTCTCCACAATTTCCGGAGCTATTGCTCGCCTCCTACAACAACAACGAAGAAGCGCCCAACGATCCAGATGGCGTCGTCTTGGTGTGGAACACTAAGTTTAAGAAGACGACGCCCGAGTACATATTCCATTGTCAGAGCGCTGTGTTGTCCACCACATTCGCCCGTTTCCATCCCAACTTGATTTTGGGAGGAACATATTCCGGACAGATTGTGCTGTGGGACAATCGAGTGCAGAAACGCACCCCTATCCAAAGAACACCACTTTCCGCATCTGCACACACg CATCCAGTGTACTGTATGAGTGTCGTGGGCACTCAAAATGCGCACAATTTGATCAGTGTGTCGACGGATGGTCGCCTGTGCTCTTGGTCGTTGGATATGTTGGGACAGCCCCAGGAGATTTTAGACTTACACCGCGTTCAGTCGAAACCTGTGGCCGTGACCTGTCTGGATTTCCCACACTCGGACATCAACAACTTCGTGGTCGGCAGTGAGGAGGGTTCCGCCTACTCAGCCTGTCGCCACGGCGCCAAGGCGGGCATTCAGGAGACTTACGATGGACACCAGGGTCCCGTGATGGGTGTCAGTGTCAACAGCGTACAGGGTGGCATCGATTTTTCGCACATGTTCCTCACCTCGTCCATCGATTGGACCATCAAGTTGTGGAGTTTGAAGGATTCAAAGCCCATCTATTCGTTCGAGGATAACGGCGATTACGTACTCGATGTGAAATGGTCGCCCAATCATCCAGCTCTATTCGCCGCTGTAGACGGCAGCGGTCGTTTAGATCTGTGGAATCTAAATCAAGACACGGAGGTGCCGGCCGCCAGCGTGACCGTGGAGGGGGCGCCGGCCCTCAACAAGGTTTCGTGGACGCCGTCCGGTCTTCATGTCACCGTCGGGGATAACCAGGGCAAGATTTGGGTCTACGATGTTGCCGAA AACTTCGCAAACCCTAGGCACGACGAGTGGAATAAATTCCTGTATACCACCCAAGAGTTGCGAAATAATCAGGTGGACGatgaattagaaaaattaaattattctgtttCTAGTACGTCCTTGTCGAACATAACATCTACTCCACTCCGATAA
- the LOC109596504 gene encoding cytoplasmic dynein 1 intermediate chain isoform X5, with the protein MSDRRAELERKKAKLQALREEKDRRRREKELKDVEEAANRTILGGGGDRKELDEMLSSLGVAPVSDVLSSISSANSLTPEHSINHTPDTSLQPNSLPNNVIAVKKRVPTLSLTVKTTNIPPKEIVTYTKQTQTNASGHERDDYFGYSWKKCYMEDWWRPRKDEYNLNPGLEWEDEFTVLTYDDGQGEDEEGSLPHMGYGGGGSKLPPGILPHGLPQVKEVQPAVTSVEEEQKKQEVKEIKELSEEQKQMIILSEDFQHFMDRAGRLMERAICEAVDIYTDYSGGPGEDGLDEKSHQRLSFNRAFFDERWSKNRVVTSLDWSPQFPELLLASYNNNEEAPNDPDGVVLVWNTKFKKTTPEYIFHCQSAVLSTTFARFHPNLILGGTYSGQIVLWDNRVQKRTPIQRTPLSASAHTHPVYCMSVVGTQNAHNLISVSTDGRLCSWSLDMLGQPQEILDLHRVQSKPVAVTCLDFPHSDINNFVVGSEEGSAYSACRHGAKAGIQETYDGHQGPVMGVSVNSVQGGIDFSHMFLTSSIDWTIKLWSLKDSKPIYSFEDNGDYVLDVKWSPNHPALFAAVDGSGRLDLWNLNQDTEVPAASVTVEGAPALNKVSWTPSGLHVTVGDNQGKIWVYDVAENFANPRHDEWNKFLYTTQELRNNQVDDELEKLNYSVSSTSLSNITSTPLR; encoded by the exons ATGTCAGACAGAAGGGCAGAACTTGAAAGGAAGAAGGCTAAGCTCCAAGCACTTAGGGAAGAAAAAGACAGGCGGAGAAGGGAAAAAGAACTCAAAGATGTGGAGGAAGCAGCTAACAGGACAATTTTGGGAGGAGGTGGTGACAGGAAGGAACTGGATGAGATGCTTAGTTCTCTTGGTGTTGCTCCTGTGTCAGATGTACTATCCAGTATATCTAGTGCTAATTCCTTAACTCCGGAACATAGTATAAACCACACTCCTGATACATCACTGCAGCCAAACAGCTTACCCAACAA TGTAATTGCAGTGAAAAAGAGGGTTCCAACATTATCTCTCACCGTGAAGACTACGAATATACCCCCGAAAGAAATTGTTACTTATACGAAACAGACCCAAACCAATGCATCGGGTCACGAAAGAGACG ATTATTTCGGATACTCATGGAAGAAGT GCTACATGGAGGACTGGTGGAGGCCTCGCAAAG ACGAGTACAATCTAAATCCGGGTTTAGAATGGGAGGACGAGTTCACAG TTTTGACGTATGACGATGGGCAAGGCGAGGACGAGGAGGGCAGTCTGCCTCACATGGGCTACGGCGGCGGTGGTAGCAAGCTGCCGCCAGGCATCCTGCCCCACGGACTACCCCAGGTCAAGGAAGTGCAGCCGGCTGTTACCTCTGTCGAGGAGGAACAAAAGAAACAGGAGGTCAAAGAAA TCAAAGAATTGAGCGAGGAGCAAAAGCAGATGATTATCCTGTCGGAGGACTTCCAGCATTTCATGGACCGAGCGGGAAGACTTATGGAACGTGCCATTTGCGAGGCTGTTGATATTTACACCGACTACAGCGGTGGACCTGGAGAAGATGGatt AGACGAAAAGTCGCATCAACGACTGTCGTTCAATCGTGCATTCTTCGACGAGCGATGGTCCAAGAACCGCGTTGTTACGTCCCTGGATTGGTCTCCACAATTTCCGGAGCTATTGCTCGCCTCCTACAACAACAACGAAGAAGCGCCCAACGATCCAGATGGCGTCGTCTTGGTGTGGAACACTAAGTTTAAGAAGACGACGCCCGAGTACATATTCCATTGTCAGAGCGCTGTGTTGTCCACCACATTCGCCCGTTTCCATCCCAACTTGATTTTGGGAGGAACATATTCCGGACAGATTGTGCTGTGGGACAATCGAGTGCAGAAACGCACCCCTATCCAAAGAACACCACTTTCCGCATCTGCACACACg CATCCAGTGTACTGTATGAGTGTCGTGGGCACTCAAAATGCGCACAATTTGATCAGTGTGTCGACGGATGGTCGCCTGTGCTCTTGGTCGTTGGATATGTTGGGACAGCCCCAGGAGATTTTAGACTTACACCGCGTTCAGTCGAAACCTGTGGCCGTGACCTGTCTGGATTTCCCACACTCGGACATCAACAACTTCGTGGTCGGCAGTGAGGAGGGTTCCGCCTACTCAGCCTGTCGCCACGGCGCCAAGGCGGGCATTCAGGAGACTTACGATGGACACCAGGGTCCCGTGATGGGTGTCAGTGTCAACAGCGTACAGGGTGGCATCGATTTTTCGCACATGTTCCTCACCTCGTCCATCGATTGGACCATCAAGTTGTGGAGTTTGAAGGATTCAAAGCCCATCTATTCGTTCGAGGATAACGGCGATTACGTACTCGATGTGAAATGGTCGCCCAATCATCCAGCTCTATTCGCCGCTGTAGACGGCAGCGGTCGTTTAGATCTGTGGAATCTAAATCAAGACACGGAGGTGCCGGCCGCCAGCGTGACCGTGGAGGGGGCGCCGGCCCTCAACAAGGTTTCGTGGACGCCGTCCGGTCTTCATGTCACCGTCGGGGATAACCAGGGCAAGATTTGGGTCTACGATGTTGCCGAA AACTTCGCAAACCCTAGGCACGACGAGTGGAATAAATTCCTGTATACCACCCAAGAGTTGCGAAATAATCAGGTGGACGatgaattagaaaaattaaattattctgtttCTAGTACGTCCTTGTCGAACATAACATCTACTCCACTCCGATAA
- the LOC109596504 gene encoding cytoplasmic dynein 1 intermediate chain isoform X6 yields MSDRRAELERKKAKLQALREEKDRRRREKELKDVEEAANRTILGGGGDRKELDEMLSSLGVAPVSDVLSSISSANSLTPEHSINHTPDTSLQPNSLPNNVIAVKKRVPTLSLTVKTTNIPPKEIVTYTKQTQTNASGHERDDYFGYSWKKCYMEDWWRPRKAHATDYYDEYNLNPGLEWEDEFTGEDEEGSLPHMGYGGGGSKLPPGILPHGLPQVKEVQPAVTSVEEEQKKQEVKEIKELSEEQKQMIILSEDFQHFMDRAGRLMERAICEAVDIYTDYSGGPGEDGLDEKSHQRLSFNRAFFDERWSKNRVVTSLDWSPQFPELLLASYNNNEEAPNDPDGVVLVWNTKFKKTTPEYIFHCQSAVLSTTFARFHPNLILGGTYSGQIVLWDNRVQKRTPIQRTPLSASAHTHPVYCMSVVGTQNAHNLISVSTDGRLCSWSLDMLGQPQEILDLHRVQSKPVAVTCLDFPHSDINNFVVGSEEGSAYSACRHGAKAGIQETYDGHQGPVMGVSVNSVQGGIDFSHMFLTSSIDWTIKLWSLKDSKPIYSFEDNGDYVLDVKWSPNHPALFAAVDGSGRLDLWNLNQDTEVPAASVTVEGAPALNKVSWTPSGLHVTVGDNQGKIWVYDVAENFANPRHDEWNKFLYTTQELRNNQVDDELEKLNYSVSSTSLSNITSTPLR; encoded by the exons ATGTCAGACAGAAGGGCAGAACTTGAAAGGAAGAAGGCTAAGCTCCAAGCACTTAGGGAAGAAAAAGACAGGCGGAGAAGGGAAAAAGAACTCAAAGATGTGGAGGAAGCAGCTAACAGGACAATTTTGGGAGGAGGTGGTGACAGGAAGGAACTGGATGAGATGCTTAGTTCTCTTGGTGTTGCTCCTGTGTCAGATGTACTATCCAGTATATCTAGTGCTAATTCCTTAACTCCGGAACATAGTATAAACCACACTCCTGATACATCACTGCAGCCAAACAGCTTACCCAACAA TGTAATTGCAGTGAAAAAGAGGGTTCCAACATTATCTCTCACCGTGAAGACTACGAATATACCCCCGAAAGAAATTGTTACTTATACGAAACAGACCCAAACCAATGCATCGGGTCACGAAAGAGACG ATTATTTCGGATACTCATGGAAGAAGT GCTACATGGAGGACTGGTGGAGGCCTCGCAAAG CTCATGCAACCGATTATTACG ACGAGTACAATCTAAATCCGGGTTTAGAATGGGAGGACGAGTTCACAG GCGAGGACGAGGAGGGCAGTCTGCCTCACATGGGCTACGGCGGCGGTGGTAGCAAGCTGCCGCCAGGCATCCTGCCCCACGGACTACCCCAGGTCAAGGAAGTGCAGCCGGCTGTTACCTCTGTCGAGGAGGAACAAAAGAAACAGGAGGTCAAAGAAA TCAAAGAATTGAGCGAGGAGCAAAAGCAGATGATTATCCTGTCGGAGGACTTCCAGCATTTCATGGACCGAGCGGGAAGACTTATGGAACGTGCCATTTGCGAGGCTGTTGATATTTACACCGACTACAGCGGTGGACCTGGAGAAGATGGatt AGACGAAAAGTCGCATCAACGACTGTCGTTCAATCGTGCATTCTTCGACGAGCGATGGTCCAAGAACCGCGTTGTTACGTCCCTGGATTGGTCTCCACAATTTCCGGAGCTATTGCTCGCCTCCTACAACAACAACGAAGAAGCGCCCAACGATCCAGATGGCGTCGTCTTGGTGTGGAACACTAAGTTTAAGAAGACGACGCCCGAGTACATATTCCATTGTCAGAGCGCTGTGTTGTCCACCACATTCGCCCGTTTCCATCCCAACTTGATTTTGGGAGGAACATATTCCGGACAGATTGTGCTGTGGGACAATCGAGTGCAGAAACGCACCCCTATCCAAAGAACACCACTTTCCGCATCTGCACACACg CATCCAGTGTACTGTATGAGTGTCGTGGGCACTCAAAATGCGCACAATTTGATCAGTGTGTCGACGGATGGTCGCCTGTGCTCTTGGTCGTTGGATATGTTGGGACAGCCCCAGGAGATTTTAGACTTACACCGCGTTCAGTCGAAACCTGTGGCCGTGACCTGTCTGGATTTCCCACACTCGGACATCAACAACTTCGTGGTCGGCAGTGAGGAGGGTTCCGCCTACTCAGCCTGTCGCCACGGCGCCAAGGCGGGCATTCAGGAGACTTACGATGGACACCAGGGTCCCGTGATGGGTGTCAGTGTCAACAGCGTACAGGGTGGCATCGATTTTTCGCACATGTTCCTCACCTCGTCCATCGATTGGACCATCAAGTTGTGGAGTTTGAAGGATTCAAAGCCCATCTATTCGTTCGAGGATAACGGCGATTACGTACTCGATGTGAAATGGTCGCCCAATCATCCAGCTCTATTCGCCGCTGTAGACGGCAGCGGTCGTTTAGATCTGTGGAATCTAAATCAAGACACGGAGGTGCCGGCCGCCAGCGTGACCGTGGAGGGGGCGCCGGCCCTCAACAAGGTTTCGTGGACGCCGTCCGGTCTTCATGTCACCGTCGGGGATAACCAGGGCAAGATTTGGGTCTACGATGTTGCCGAA AACTTCGCAAACCCTAGGCACGACGAGTGGAATAAATTCCTGTATACCACCCAAGAGTTGCGAAATAATCAGGTGGACGatgaattagaaaaattaaattattctgtttCTAGTACGTCCTTGTCGAACATAACATCTACTCCACTCCGATAA